The genomic interval AGACGGCTGCAGTAGCCGGGCACCTGGTAGAAATACGCCCCACCTTCCGCACCATGCACGCGAAGTTGTCTCACCCGCCGGGCGATCTCCTCATCGCTGCACAGCACAATGCCGCCGTCTCCAAATGCCCCCAGATTCTTGGTCGGATAGAAACTCAAAGCGGTGGCGTGACCAACTGCGGCGACCGGCATGCCGTTCTGCTGCGCACCGATAGCCTGCGCCGAGTCGTTAATCAGGTACAGTCCGTGCTCCTGTGCAATACGCCATAGCGCCTGCCGGTCGGTCATCTGCCCGAACAGGTCCACAGGCAATAATGCGCGGGTGCGCGGCGTGATGGCGCGTTCTATCGCGTTCACATCGATATTATAGGTGTCGGGGTCGATGTCTACATACACCGGCTTCGCTCCCAGACGCACGATCACCTCGGTAGTGGCTCCAAAAGTGAAAGGGGTGGTAATCACCTCATCGCCCGGGCCAATACCCACCGCCGCCAGAGACAGCTCCAGTGCATCGGTGCCGGACGCCACCCCGATACCAAAGCGTGCCCCGCACAGCGTGGCTATCTCCTCTTCCAGATACTGCACGTTCTCACCTAATATGAACCGCCCGCTCTCCAGCACCCGGGCAACAGCAGTATCTATCTCCTCACACAGGGCACGATACTGCGCTTGAAGGTCTACCAGCGGAACATGGATCGTCTTGCTCACGCTACTTTCCTCTCCAGTGGCATCGCAGGTTTGGTTCAGTAGAGTAATCACCAGCTCGTCCCCAATCGACTTTCGCGCTCGATACGGCTACCCGCTGCGATGACCGCATCGCTGATGCGGCTACCTGCGGCAACAGACACATCGCAATCGCAAATCACGCGCGTCAGGTCGGTCCCCTCGCCGAGATGCACTCTCTCCAGCAACACGCAATCCTCCAACACGCACCCCCGTTCGATATGACAGCCTGCACCAATGACCACCGTACCACGCAGGTGTACGCCGTCCTCAACCACTGCACCTTCCCCGATGTGTGCCAGTGCTCCCGAATCGAGAGTCGCACACACCTGCGCGCCTTCCATGCACCACAAGCCCTCCCTCAGCGGCGCACCGGGCAGGGGAACGCGCACCCGCCCACGCAGCAGGTCGTTGGTGACCTTCCAGTACTGTGTGGGACCGGCCACATCGACCCAGTAGCCCTCGGCAGGCGCGCCATACAAGCCTTCTCCCTGCGCAATCATGCGCGGATAGATTTCGCGCTCTATCGACACCATTCTGCCTTCGGGAATGCTCTCGATCACCTCCGGCTCCAGCACATAGAATCCCGCGTTGATGTAATCCCAGCCGGTCTGCTCTACATTCGGGTTGGCTGCCAGCGCCTTCTTCTGCTCCTCTGTTGGCTCTCGCCACGCCAGAACCCTGCCTTCGCTGTCCAGGTCCAGCACGCCGTAAGGGTTGGGGCTGGGCACAGCCTTCAGGGCAATGGTGGCGCGCGCTCCACGCTGTCGGTGAAGGTCTATGATCGCGCTCAGGTCGAAGTCGGTCACAATGTCGCCGTTGAATACAGCAACCGTTTCCTGTCTCCAGAGGCTCTTTGCCGCATTGCGGATGGCGCCTGCCGTGCCCAGAGGCTGGTCCTCCTGCGCGTAGCGCATCTTCACGCCGAAGCGGCTGCCATCCCCAAAATGCTTTTCAATCGCCTCAGCCATGTAGTTGGTGGCGAATACAATCTCATCCACGCCATGCGTCTTCAACAATGCAACCTGATACTCCAGCAGCGGGCGGTTCAAGATGGGCATGAGAGGTTTCGGACGGGTGTAAGTCAGCGGACGGAAGCGCGTTCCGAACCCACCGGCGATAATGATTCCCTGCATTCCATCACCTCCTCAAACCAAAAATGCTGAAGCCTTGCACAGAACACCCGACACATTATACTCACTGGCGAAGGTATTTGTAAAGGTAATGGGAACCTGACCGAGAACCAGTCTGCGATGGTGATGCCACTTGCTACGCACGCCTGCCGATGCACGCCAAAAACAATGACAGGGGCGGGCTTGTCGCCCGCCCTAAGCAATCGTGCAGGCACCAAAGGCGTCAGAACCGATAGTTCGCCTCGATGAAAAATAGCCCGCCGTCGTCGCCAGCAGGATAGACCGAACGGACAACGCCTCTGCCCTGAACCCAGCTTTTATAGACCGATAGCTGCAGGTTGTCATCGACACGGTAGTTCAGGGAGATGTCGAACACATCCGCGAGGTCGCGATTGCCCCCGGACGGTCTGCCTGCGATGCCGAAGGTGGCGTTGTCGAAGGCGCCGCCTCCGGCGTACCACAGGTCTTCGCTGCGCTGCAGACGCAGGCGATGGAAATCCGCTCGAAGAGACCAGCGTGGATGCGGCGTCAACATCACCTGTATAAAGGTATCTTCCAGGTTCATCGTGTTGTAGAACGGGGTCAGGGCGTACAGGCGTGGCGTGAAAGTACCGGGGAAGAAGGTCTTGTGTGTATCGTCCGCGTTATCGCCATCGCCGGAACCGAGGTAGTAGCCGACACGCACCCAGGGTTTCCACATAGTTGGGAACTGGAAACCCGCTTCTGCCGCCAGCGCGTATGCGGAGTGGCTCAAACGCCCCCACTCCCCGCCCTGCAGTGCTGCCCACAACAACAGGTCAGCCCGACCGGCGGCGCTGTTCCAATCCTGCACCCAGTGTCCGCCCAGTGTCCACACGCGCACTTCGTCGGTATCTGCCTGTCGTGCAGCCAGTGGGCGGTTGTCCACCTTCAGCACATCGCGCGAGTCGCGAAACCATCCCCAGAAGAGACGCCAGTCGTAATTGGTACCGCCTTTCTCGTGGGCGCGCGCATACGCCAGATAGAGCTGGTTCACCCGGGTCAGTGTCGGGTTGCCGTTCAGGTCGAAAGCGCCTTGCGTGGGATAAGCAGCAAACGCCACCCAGCGCGATGAGTCACTCCCCAGCTGAACCAATACCCCATCGAACGAGCGAGTCACAGGGGCGAAACCGAACGGACCGATGAGACGGTTACTGATTCGGTTCGTGTGCAACCAGTTCAATCCCGCGTCTTTGACAGTGACCTCGCGCCCATCGGCATACTCCATCCGCCCCAATTGAACGGTTCCCCAATCCCGTTTCCACTGGATGCTCAACTGTTTCAGGAACAGGCTTGCGCGGTTATCACCGTTGACCGCTCGTAAAGTTCCGCCGAGTCCCAGCTGTCCCGCGGGGGGCGGCGCAACAGCGTTCGGTAGGCTGAACAGCGACGCTTGCGCCAGCTCGGCAGTCCACACAGAGTTCCCTGAGCTGCCGCTCAGTGCAAGGCGCAGTAGAGAATGGGCATAGGTGTAGTCGGAGTCGAACCCCTGCACATTGAACCACTGCCAGTCCTCCACACGAAAGCGCCAGCTGCCCTGAATGGTGGGTTGCTGGGCGGTCGCCGCCACCATCAGCAGGCTAACCGCGGCGACAGCGAAACAGGTGACTTTTCTCATCGACACATGCCTCCTTTTCACACTGATATTGGTTATGTCTATCCGATTATCCTGCTTCCGATTGTAGATGGGGGGTCAGGCGACGCGACAACCACCGTGCGGCTGCATCGAAACAATAGCCCAGCCCACCGATAACCAGGATCACCGCCATCATCTCGCTGTAGGCGAGACGGTCGCGCGTGTCCAGAATGTAATAACCTAGACCTGCGCTAACCCCCAGCATCTCCGCTGGAACCAGCACAATCCATGCGATGCCCACCGCCAGCCGAAAGCCAGTCAATACATGGGTTAACACCGCAGGCAAATACACCAGACGCACCAGTTCCCAGCGGCGCGCGCCCATACTGCGAACTGCCAGTATCCACTGCTTATCGATGTGCGAGATGCCTGCCCGTGTGTTCAGCATCATGGGGAACACCGTCGCGATGCCAATCAGAAAATAAGCTGGCGCGTCGCCCACACCGAATACCATGATGGCGATGGGCATCCACGCCAGTGGGGAAATCATGCGCAGCAGCTGCAACACCAGGGTGCTGGCGCGTTCCAGCCAGCCCACTGTGCCCAGCAACACGCCCAGCGGCACCCCGACTGCGCTTCCGATGGCCAGCCCGAGTATCACGCGCTTCAGGCTGACTGCGATGTGTGGCGTCAACGCGCCAGTGCTGAGCAGGTCCCACAAACTGCGGAAGGTGGGCAGGGGAGCAAACGATGCCAGAACGCCTTCCGCCCCGCGCGATAAGCTCCACACCTGCCACCCCATCAGCAACACGCCAATCCCAGCCAGCGGCAACAGCTTCCGATGCCATCGGGCGGAAGGTAGAGCGGCGGAATGCATCGCAGTGGTCACGGCTCGAACGCCTCCGTTCGGGTGAGTTGCCTGGGCAACCCGAAACTGGATGTCCCGCCCGCGGCGGCAATCGCCTTGCGCACGAAACGGTCATCGACTAAATCCCGCGCCACCTGCTCGGGCTTGAGCGTGCGCAGGAAGTCGCGGTTGCCCTCCACCTGCGTGCGCTGCAACAGGCGCACCAGCAACGCCGTATACGAAGGGAAGGGATACGGCTGAAAGTCGATGCGCGGCACCCGCCACGCTTTGTGCCGGATGGCACCCTCGTGCTGGTAGAAAACGGGGTCGTACTGCACCAGCACGCGCAGCAGCACTGCTTGCGGGTGAGGCGTGTATTTGCCTGCCTCTCGCGACAGCAGGCGGGCGGTTTCTATCCGATTCTGGCGGATCCACTGCTGCGCTTTCACGACGGCATTCACCACCGCCTGCGTCCAATCGGGTCGCTGTTGCAGGTCGTCCTCGTGCATCAACACGACGCAGCAGGCATGGTCGCGCCACACATCCCCAGACAGCCGCAGCACCCGCCCGACGCGGTTGGTTTCCGCGGCGGCGTTAAAGGGTTCTGCCACAATATAGCCAGCGATGGAGCGGTTCGCCAGGGCAGAGACCATCTCAGGGGGCGGCATCACCACCAGCCCCACTTCGTTCTCGCGCAGCTTTTTCCCCTGTGGACGCAGCACAGGCTGCAGCCCCTCTCGGCGCAACAGCTCCTGGAGTATCACGTTGTGGATGGAGTAGTAAAACGGAATGGCTACCTGCTGTCCACCCAGTTGCTGCAGGGAGCGAATCTGCGGCTGCACCGTGATGGCGGAGCCGTTGGTGTGATTCCATGCCACCACCTTCGCGGGGAACCGATTTCCGTAACGCAGCAGGATAGCCGTAGGCATCAGGATATGCACCACGTTCACCTGCCGCGCGATGAAAGCTTCCACCAGATTCGGCCAGGCGCGGAACAGGCGGGGTTGTTCCGCAGTAAGCCCTTCCGCTTCGAACATTTTGCGTGCATGTGCCACCAGCAGGGGCGCGGCGTCGGTGATGGGCAGGTAGCCGATACGCACCGGCTGTTCCTTAGCACGCTGGGATGCCGAGGGTGTCTGCGCCAGTAACGCGCCAATCGCCGCCATCGAGAAAGCCTGACAACAGTTCAAATGACCCAATCCGCAACCTCCTTCGCCTCTTCACGTAGTGTACTGTGTCTGGCGAGATGCTCGACAATCGTGGTATGAAGATGTATCATCTGGGGGTCTCGATACTGCCTCGGATGCGGCACGTTGATGTGCCACTGCTGCTCGATGCGCCCTGGACGTGCGCTCATGAGCAGTACCCTGTCTGCCAGAAACAGCGCCTCGTCGATATCGTGAGTGACCAGCAGGCAGGTCGTGTTCTGCCGGTGCACCAGCTGCAGCAGGGTGCCTTGCAGATGGTGGCGGGTGTGGGCATCCAGCGCGGCGAACGGCTCGTCCAGCAGCAACAGGGAGGGGTTCCGCACCAACGCCCGCGCCAGCGCAACCCGTTGCGCCATGCCGCCGCTCAGCTGGTGGGGATAGTGGCGTGCGAACGCCTCCAGCCCCACAGCACACAGCACGCTCTCTACCCTGCGACGCAACACCGCGGCGGGTAACTTCTCCCGCTGCATCTGCAACCCCAGAGCGACGTTCGACCACACTTTGCGCCAGGGTAGCAGACAGGGGTCTTGGAACACGACCGCCACGTCAGGGTGTGGCTCGCGCAGCGGGTTTCCGTTCAGAAGCACCTCCCCCGCGTCTGCGGGCTGCAGTCCAGCGATGGTGAGCAGCAGCGACGATTTGCCACAGCCACTGGGACCCAGCAGGCACACAATCTCTCCCTGCCGCACTTCGAAGGAGATATGCTCGAACGCAACGAGTGCCGCGTCGCGCGTGCGGTACACTTTCGTCAGGTCTGCGACCCGCAGCAGGGGCTGGGCGTTGCTCATCGCGCTGCAGGCTCCTTCTGGGACTGTTTGAGTTGCAACGCCAGCTGGGTGGTGCTTGGCGTCAGCACCGGCAGGAAGGTAACTTCGCGCAGGCGTCGCGCGGTGCCGCTGTCGCGGAAGTACGCCGCACCACCCGCCGCTTCCAGTTCAAGCTGCGCCGCCTTCACAGCCAGATCCACCCACTGGATGCGTGTTTGAAACAGCCGACGCAGGTCGGACTGTCCGTATCGTCTCTGCTGCGCAAGCCGTTGCGTGCGGCGTTGTAGCCGATGCCACTGTCGGCAGGCGGTCTCCACCCGCTGTTCCAGAATCGCCTTCGCACCCTGCATTTTCGCCGATGCTTCCTGCAATGCCCGCCGCGTTATGCCCATCGGCAGCCCGCACTGTAACAGCAGAAAGCGCGGACGAACGCTTTGGAGAAAGTCGTGCGCGTTGTCGCTGAGCAGCCAGCGTCGGGGGAGCCGCACGGAACGCAGCGTCAACGACGCGGTCTCGGAGCTCTGCAAGCCCAGCAGCTGAAACGTCTCGCTCCGTTCCACTCCCTGCGCCTCCGCGGGTACCGCCGCCACGATTGCCTGCCGTTCGTCCACCTGCGCTGCCACAGCCACTACAAAACGATTGACCCGCAAATTCGACGCCCACGGGAGATGACCGTCCAGCTGAATCTCATCCTCATGCAACACCGCCCGCGTGCGCAGTGGCTCCAGACCGCCGAGATACTTCATGGCGTTGGATAGTCCCGTCGCTCCCGCGCGGCGGGCGGTTAACAGGTCAGGCAGCAGGGTGTCGCGCAGGTCGGTGTTGGGCGTGTGCAGCAGGTACTCGATGAACACCCGCTGGCACCAGAACAGAAACGCTGTGGTGAGACACTCTGCGGAGACCTCGGCAATGGCTTGCACCGCTTCCCACAAGGTGTCGCCCTCGCCACCCATTTCTCGGGGCACGCCGTGGTGCAGGTAGCGTTGCTCCGCCAGTAGCTGCAGTGCGTGGTGGGCATCCCCATGCCCTTCGTTCATCGCGAGCGCGGATGCCGCTAGCTGCTCGCGTATCGTTTGTGCTGCCACGGTATGCCTCCTTATCGCACGTTCTGGATGGTGGTCAGGTGGTCTACAGGCGCACCGACTACCTCGCGAGCCTTCAGCACTGTTTGCTCGTCGGGGCTGTCATACAGGCACAGGCACTTGCTCATGTCCTCGCAGACGTAGGTGCGCTCGAACTTCACCTCAGGCACCTGAGCATACAGCGGCGACTTTTCCGCCTTGCGCTTCAGATAGGCTTCCATCGTTAACCCCGCAGGCAGGTTCCACTCTACGAGGTAGTTCGCTCGCGCTTTGCGCTGGCGTACGGTCTCCAAATCCTGCCCGACCAGCCGCACCTGCTTCACCAGCTCTGCCTGCAAGCCGCTGCGGGCAAACGCCTCGCGTGCCGCCTGTTCATCTGACGCCAGCAACACCACATACAGGCGGTTGTCCTGTGCGCTCGCCTGGGCTTCCAGCAGCTCGGCGCGCGTTTCCACTGCCTGAAGTCGCTGTTCGAGTAGCGCACGCTCTACACCATTGCAACTGCTCTCGATGAGGTACAGGTTCATTGCAAACGCCTCCTGCATTAGTTTACTATGATGATACCTTTAGTCAGGATAAATGTCAAGGGTGATAGAGACCTTCTGTGGTGCATTTTTTGCCTTGCCCCTCCGCTCGAAGGTGAAGTATAATCAGGATGCATGCTCCAAACGGCTTCAGGAGCGTACGCAAAATGCGGGTGGGCGCGTTAAGGCTGGATAGACGCAAGCTGGAACGCCTCTGTCGTAAGTGGCGCATCGTCAAGCTGGAGGCGTTCGGCTCGGTACTGAGGTCAGACTTCCACAGTGAAAGCGACGTCGACCTGCTGGTTACTTTCGCTCCAGATGCCAGATGGTCGCTGATGCAACTATATGAGGCGGAGCAAGAGTTTGCCGCGCTTTTCGGACGCCGCGTGCAGCTTGTCCCCAGAAGCGGCATCGAGCGCAGCGCGAACTACATCCGGCGCCAAGCGATACTGGATAGTGCCGAGGTCATCTATGCCGCATGACCCCGCAGCGGCGATGCTGGATATGTTGATTGCAGCACAACGGGCTGTCAGCCGTCTGGGTGCAAGTACGGAGGAAGAGTTCCTTGCCGACGAAGATGCCCAGTGGTTCATGTTCAGCCAGATTGTCATCATTGGGGAGGCGGCCAATCGTGTGGATATGGCCACACGTGCCCAGCACCCGGAAATCCCATGGGCTGCAGCTGTTTCCATGCGCAACCGTGTCGTACACGGTTATGACGCGATAGATTGGCGTATTGTGTACGCTACCGTAAAACACGACCTTCCCTCCCTTATCGAAGCTCTCAAGGCAATCGTCCCTCCAGAACAACAGTCACCCTGAGTGACGTTGGCGTACCTCCTCCCAACCTTGCCCCCCTGCTCGCGCGTGCAGTATAATCTGTAAGGCAGAAGTTTTTTCACAGGAGACGGCAAGCGCATGGCGGATGCGACCAATATCCCGAAAGTGTACGACCCCACGCAAGTGGAGGAGAAATGGTATCGCTACTGGAGCGAGAAAAACTACTTTGCACCCAATCCCGCGCCTGGAAAACCCGTATACTGTATCACCATTCCCCCACCGAACGTCACTGGCTCCCTGCATATCGGGCACGCGCTGTGCTACACCATCCACGATACCCTCATCCGCTGGCGCAGGATGCAGGGCTACAACACCCTGTGCGTGCCCGGCACCGACCACGCGGGCATCGCCACCCAGAACGTGGTGGAGAAGCAATTGCGCCGCGAGGGGCTGACGCGCCACGACCTCGGCAGAGAGAAGTTCTTAGAGCGCGTGTGGGACTGGGTGCGCGAATACGGCGGGGTCATCCTCACCCAGTTCCAGCGGCTGGGATGTTCCTTCGACTGGAGCCGCACCCGATTCACGATGGACGAAGGCTATGTGAACGCCATTATGGAATGCTTCGTGCGCTGGTGGGAGGACGGGCATATCTACCGGGGCAAGCGCGTTATCAACTGGTGTCCCCGCTGCCTGACCGCCCTCTCCGATATCGAAGTGGAGCATGAAGACCAGCCGTCGCAGCTCTACTACATCCGCTACCCGTTCAAAGATGGTTCCGGACATGTGGTGGTCGCGACCACTCGCCCTGAGACGATGCTGGGCGACACCGCCGTTGCCGCCAACCCCGCCGACGAGCGATACCAGCACCTGTTCGGCAAGACCATCCTCCTGCCGCTGGTGGGCAGGGAAATCCCCTTCATCGCCGACGATTACGCCAAACCCGAGTTCGGCACCGGCGCGGTAAAGGTCACGCCAGCACACGATGCCAACGACTTCGAGTGTGGATTGCGCCATAACCTGCCGCAGGTGGTGGTCATCGACGAACACGGGCGCATGACCGATGAGGCAGGTGAGCGATACGCTGGTCTGGACCGCTACGAGGCACGCGAGAAGGTGCTGCAAGACCTGCAGGAGCAGGGGCTGCTGGAGAAGGTAGAGGACTATGTGGTGCCCGTGGCAACCTGCGCCCGCTGCGATACGGTCATCGAACCGTTGCTATCGGAGCAGTGGTTCGTGCGCATGAAAGCCATTGCCCAGCCCGCTATCGACGCGGTGAAAGAAGGGCGCATCCGCTTCATCCCTGACCGCTATGCCCGTACCTATCTGGACTGGATGGAGAACATCAAGGACTGGTGCATCTCGCGCCAGCTGTGGTGGGGACACCGCATCCCCGTGTGGACTACCGAAGACGGGGAGTACATCGTCGCGCGGTCGGAAGAAGAGGCACGGCAGAAGGCGGATGGCAAATCCATCCGTCAGGACGAAGACGTGCTGGATACCTGGTTTTCCTCTGCGCTGTGGCCCCACGCCGTGCTGGGCTGGCCCGAGCAGACCGGCGACCTGAAAACTTACTATCCCACCTCCGTGCTGATTACCGCGCGTGACATCATCTACCTGTGGGTGGCGCGCATGATAATGACGGGGCTGTACTTCATGAACGACGTGCCCTTCCGCGATGTGTACATCTATGCCACCGTGCTGGACGAGCAGGGGCGGCGCATGAGTAAGTCGCTGGGAACGGGTGTAGACCCGCTGGACCTGATTGAGATGTATGGGGCAGATGCGCTGCGCTTCGCCCTGCTGGTGCGCACCGCGAAGGGACAGGATATCCGCTTCGCCAGCATCCAGCATGGCAGGCACAGTCAGGTAGAAGAGGCACGTAACTTCTGCAACAAAATCTGGAACGCTTCCCGCTTTGTCTTGATGAATCTGGACGAGGGGTTCCGCCAGCGGTTCGACGGTTCGTTGCCTGCAGACGAGCAGATGAACGATATCGACCGCTGGATACTGAGCCGTCTGAACCACACCATCCGCACGGTCAACAGCGCGCTGGAAAGCTACGACATGGACGACGCCGCCAAAGCCATCTACTCGTTCCTGTGGGATGAGTATTGCGACTGGTATATCGAGATGTGCAAACCGCGCCTGAACGCAGGGGGCACTGAGCGGGAGGTCGCCCAGCGTGTGTTGAGCGTGGTGCTGGAGCATACCCTGCGCCTGCTGCATCCCTTTATGCCTTACATCACGGAAGAAATCTGGCAGAGCCTGCCGCATGAAGGCGAAAGCATCATGGTCGCCCCCTTCCCGACAGAGCAGCTGCAGTGGAACGCGCCGGAGGCAGAAGCACGTATGCAACGATTGATAGAGGCGGTGCGTACCATCCGTGCCCTGCGTACGGAGATAGGCTTTGACATTTCGCTGAAGGCGAATGTGTTTGTCGTGCCGTCGTCGCCGCACGCAGCTGCACTCCTGCAGGAGTACGAACCAGTGATTCGCACCCTGCAACGGGTGGAGCCGATGACCGTCGTGGAGAGCCTGCCGGAGGGCGTCAAAGCGGTTGCTACGCACTGTGAACTGGCGGACGTGTACCTGCAGCTGGAGGCGGTAGACTTGGAGAAGGAGCGGCAGCGCATTCAGAAGGAGCTGGCTTCGCTGGAAAAAGAGCTGCTGCGAGTCAAAGGCAGGCTGAACAACGAGCAGTTCCTGCAGCGCGCGCCGCGCGAGGTGGTGGAGAAGGAGCAGGCGATTCATTCCGAGCTGCTCGAGAAGCAGGCGAAGCTGCTGGAGCGTCTGAAGCGTCTCGAGTAGAGCTGGAGTGGCGTGGACGGCGGTAACCCCAGCTGGGGTGCTGTCGTCTATATTTGCGCAGAAAACCAAAAGGCGGATAAAAGGAGTGTGGAATGCTCGGCAGAGGGATACTGTTGCTTGGTTTACTGTGGTATGGCGCCGGTTTTGCGATGGCGCAATCGCAGGATATTAACGATTACGTGCAGACCCGTCTGCACGACCTGCGTGCTACCGTCAAACAGCAGGCTGCCAACCAGCGCGAGCTGGAAAAGATAAATAAAGATTTCGCCAACTCATACCGCATCAAACAGATGACCGCCCGCTATAAAGAGCCGTCCAGGATGCGGCTGGAGAGCAAAGTGGGCGTGGTCAATGTGGTGTACATCATCAACGGCAACTACAAGCACGTCTCGGCAGGTCCCATCAAACACACCGACGACATTAGCAACGCACCGGGCAAGCGACAATCGCTGATGGATTTCGGAATCCTGACGCCCAGCTTCATGAAGCTGGTCAACGCGAAGTTCCTGCGCTACGATCAGGAGGGTGGCGTGCGCTACCCGGTGTTTGAGTTGACGTGGGCGAACTCCGACGACACTTCCAAACACATCGTGTGGATGGATGGTAAAACCCGCACGGTGGTCAAGCGGCAGTGGTATAACCAGCAGGGCAAGCTGATGGCAACCTTTTACTACAAGAACCCGGTAGAAGCCGCACCGGGCATCTGGGTACCCACGCGGGTAGAGGTGTACAACGCCGAAGGCAAGCTGGGCGGCGTCACCACCTACGTGAACCTGTACGTGAACGAAGGCTTGCCCGATAGCCTCTTCCAGTTCTAGCAGCTCGGCGGGAGTGTACCCCCCTACACTCCCGCAAACGCGCTGAACCCCCCGTCTATCGGAATAACCGCTCCTGTGACAAACGCGCTCGCCGGCGACGCCAGCCAGATAATGGTGCCTACCAGGTCGTCCGGTTCGCCAAAGCGTCCCATCGGAGTGTGCGCGATGATTGCCTGCCCGCGCGGCGTCAGGTTGCCCGCTTCGTCCAGCAGCAGGTAGCGGTTCTGCTTGGTCAGGAAAAAGCCAGGCGCGATGGCGTTGACCCGCACTTTGGGCGAGTACTCCTGCGCGATATGCACCGCCAACCACTGCGTGAAGTTGCTCACCGCCGCCTTCGCTGCGGAGTAGCCCAGCACGCGCGTCAGCGGCTTGAACGCCGACATGGACGAGAAGTTGATGATGACACCGCCCGCCTCGTTCTCCAGCATCTGCTTCGCAAATACCTGACTGGGCAGTATCGCCCCGCCAAACAGGTTCAGGTTCACCACCTGCTGCAGGGCTTCTACGGGCAGGTCGAAGAAACGCCGGTCAGGCGAGGTGGAGGCTTCGGGCATATTGCCGCCCGCCGCGTTCAACAAAACATCTACCGTGCCCACCTCCTGTTTCACCTGCTCTGCCACCCGCTCGATATCCGCTTTATCCAGCACGTCCATGCAGTAGCCGTACGCCTCGAGACCCAGCTGGCGCAACTCTTGCAGACGCACCTCCAGCGGCGCGATGTCGGTCAGCACGATGCGCGCTCCCGCCCTGCCGAGGCCTTTCGCAATGGCGCCTGCCAGCACACCGGCACCACCTGTGAACAAAGCCACTTTACCCTTCACCGAGAACAGCTCCTCGATATAGCTCATAATCCACCTCCTGCGGCTACAGGTTTATTGAACATCCTGGCTCCCTTTCCTTCATGGTGTGACAAGACGGGCGTGTCTCTGGAAAGCCTGCGCCAGGTCATCCATCAGCTGCTGGAAGAACCGGTATTTCTCCGCGTACGCCTCCACCGCATCCTGCTGAGGCAGGTACTGCCTGCCGGTTCGCACCATTGCCTGCGTTGCCTGCTCTACATCCGCATACACGCCCAGAGCAGTATACCCCAGTATCGCCGAGCCGACCAGCCCGGGCTCCTCCACCTGGCTCACCTGCAACGGGATTCCCAGCACATTCGCCATCGTTTGCATCCACAACGGCGAACGCACCCCACCACCACCGATGCGAATCTCCCGCGGAACCACACCGTTCTCTCGCAATGCGTCGTATACGATGCGCAGGGCGAAACACACCCCTTCCATTGCCGCCCGAACCACATGTCCCCGTGTGTGGTAGCCGCGCAGTCCAAAAAACACTCCCGATGCGGCATTGCCGATTTGCGGGTTGCGTTCCCCACTGAGGAAGGGCAAGAAGAACAGCCCCGCCGTGTCGGAAACGCGCTCTCCTTCGCGGTTCATCGCCTCGTAGTCCATACCCAAAACGCTGTCACGCAGCCAGCGCAAGGTGATGCCCGCGTTATTGATAGCTCCACCCGGAAACCACCTGCCGCAGGCAAGGTAACAGGTCTGCAGCCTCATCGCGGGGTCGGCGTCCAGCACCGGCTGGGGCATTGCCACGCGCAACATCGCGGTAGTGCCCAGATTGATTGCCCCAGCCCCTCCCACCAGCGCACCGATGCCGATAGCCACCGCACCC from Bacillota bacterium carries:
- a CDS encoding gluconokinase gives rise to the protein MEGEPLVLSVDVGTTNIKAGVVDAHGRVLRVVQQELPLARDENGKAEHDPHLLWETFGAVARQVTEGYGQKIRALVLSAYQLSLLAVDETGGTLTGIITLLDTRPRQTYPRLMEQIDAHQLYQRTGCPPLFHYPFSKIFWLKTTHPDLFARARWLVGAKDYLIYRLTGQWVTEASLGTATQLMNLHSLRWDEVALGVLELDAGRLPEPVEADRVLVTLPEEVCARLGVAEGCRLVPGVYDGGAVAIGIGALVGGAGAINLGTTAMLRVAMPQPVLDADPAMRLQTCYLACGRWFPGGAINNAGITLRWLRDSVLGMDYEAMNREGERVSDTAGLFFLPFLSGERNPQIGNAASGVFFGLRGYHTRGHVVRAAMEGVCFALRIVYDALRENGVVPREIRIGGGGVRSPLWMQTMANVLGIPLQVSQVEEPGLVGSAILGYTALGVYADVEQATQAMVRTGRQYLPQQDAVEAYAEKYRFFQQLMDDLAQAFQRHARLVTP
- a CDS encoding SDR family oxidoreductase, whose amino-acid sequence is MSYIEELFSVKGKVALFTGGAGVLAGAIAKGLGRAGARIVLTDIAPLEVRLQELRQLGLEAYGYCMDVLDKADIERVAEQVKQEVGTVDVLLNAAGGNMPEASTSPDRRFFDLPVEALQQVVNLNLFGGAILPSQVFAKQMLENEAGGVIINFSSMSAFKPLTRVLGYSAAKAAVSNFTQWLAVHIAQEYSPKVRVNAIAPGFFLTKQNRYLLLDEAGNLTPRGQAIIAHTPMGRFGEPDDLVGTIIWLASPASAFVTGAVIPIDGGFSAFAGV
- a CDS encoding outer membrane lipoprotein-sorting protein, translated to MLGRGILLLGLLWYGAGFAMAQSQDINDYVQTRLHDLRATVKQQAANQRELEKINKDFANSYRIKQMTARYKEPSRMRLESKVGVVNVVYIINGNYKHVSAGPIKHTDDISNAPGKRQSLMDFGILTPSFMKLVNAKFLRYDQEGGVRYPVFELTWANSDDTSKHIVWMDGKTRTVVKRQWYNQQGKLMATFYYKNPVEAAPGIWVPTRVEVYNAEGKLGGVTTYVNLYVNEGLPDSLFQF